The Engraulis encrasicolus isolate BLACKSEA-1 chromosome 22, IST_EnEncr_1.0, whole genome shotgun sequence genome includes a region encoding these proteins:
- the LOC134439293 gene encoding low choriolytic enzyme-like — translation MEGIPEEDRYSVSALIERANKNAGQALDDPEITQGDVAVHTALGNADPCTARGCKWQKYRDGKVYVPYVIANQYSSRERAVIERGLQSFAQSTCIRFYRRTHQRDYIHIQSRSGCWSYMGCQGGEQVVSLARSGCIHHSVVQHELLHALGFDHEQCRSDRDQHIHIYWQNIIPEYIFAFKKINTNNLGTPYDYSSVMQYERYTFSRNRQPTMVPYPNPNVAIGRSKQMSANDILRVKRLYGCSTP, via the exons ATGGAGGGCATCCCAGAAGAGGACAGGTACTCTGTGTCCGCTCTGATTGAAAGAGCCAACAAGAACGCTG ggcagGCTCTGGACGATCCTGAGATCACTCAGGGTGACGTTGCGGTGCACACGGCTCTTGGGAACGCTGACCCCTGCACGGCCCGCGGCTGCAAGTGGCAGAAGTACAGAGATGGGAAGGTCTACGTGCCCTACGTCATCGCCAACCAATACT CGTCGCGTGAGAGGGCGGTGATTGAGAGAGGACTGCAGTCTTTTGCCCAGTCCACCTGCATCCGCTTCTACAGACGAACTCACCAGAGAGACTACATCCATATTCAGTCACGCAGCGG ctgctggtCGTATATGGGCTGCCAGGGTGGAGAGCAGGTGGTGTCGCTGGCCAGAAGTGGGTGCATACATCACTCAGTAGTGCAGCATGAACTGCTCCACGCTCTGGGCTTCGACCACGAACAGTGCCGCAGCGACCGAGACCAACACATACACATCTACTGGCAGAACATCATCCcag agtacATATTTGCCTTCAAAAAGATCAACACCAACAACCTGGGAACGCCTTATGACTACAGCTCAGTCATGCAATACGAAAG GTACACCTTCTCTCGTAACCGGCAGCCCACTATGGTCCCGTACCCCAACCCAAACGTGGCCATCGGACGCTCCAAACAGATGAGCGCCAATGACATCCTCAGAGTCAAACGTCTCTATGGCTGCagtac ACCCTGA
- the LOC134438239 gene encoding low choriolytic enzyme-like — translation MASSTALLLFCLLGVFSPAWCQQQQEEETDVHTEDGEQSGQDDDWEGIPEEERYTVSGLIERANKNAGQALDDPEIIQGDVAVPTGLGNADPCLTRGCKWPRSSDGNIYVPYLISNQYSARERAVIVKGLQSFSQSTCIRFVPKSHHQRDYVHIQSRNGCWSFVGRRGGEQILSLRRGACIYHMVVQHELLHALGFNHEQCRSDRDRHIHIYWQNIYQGFAYAFHRINTNNLGTPYDYSSIMHYGRYAFSSNRQPTIVPYPNPNVAIGRSTQMSANDILRVKRLYGCK, via the exons ATGGCCTCCTCCAcagctcttctcctcttctgcctcctggGCGTCTTCTCACCTGCCTggtgtcagcagcagcaggag GAAGAAACAGACGTCCACACAGAGGATGGAGAGCAGAGTGGTCAAGATG ATGACTGGGAGGGCATCCCAGAAGAAGAGAGGTACACTGTGTCCGGACTGATCGAAAGAGCCAACAAGAATGCAG GGCAGGCGCTGGACGATCCTGAGATCATCCAGGGTGACGTGGCGGTGCCCACGGGTCTCGGGAACGCTGACCCCTGTCTGACGCGCGGCTGCAAATGGCCTCGCTCCAGTGATGGCAATATCTACGTCCCCTACCTGATCTCCAACCAATACT CGGCGCGTGAGAGGGCGGTGATAGTTAAAGGTCTGCAGTCCTTTTCCCAGTCCACCTGTATCCGCTTCGTACCCAAAAGTCACCACCAGCGAGACTATGTCCACATCCAGTCTCGCaacgg atGCTGGTCGTTTGTGGGCCGCAGGGGCGGGGAGCAGATCCTCTCCCTGCGTCGGGGGGCGTGTATATACCACATGGTGGTGCAGCATGAACTGCTCCACGCCCTGGGCTTCAACCATGAGCAGTGCCGCAGCGACCGCGACCGCCACATACACATCTACTGGCAGAACATATACCAAG GGTTTGCATATGCCTTCCACAGGATCAATACCAACAACCTGGGAACCCCCTATGACTACAGCTCCATCATGCACTATGGAAG GTACGCCTTCTCATCTAACCGGCAGCCCACTATAGTGCCGTACCCCAACCCAAACGTGGCCATCGGACGCTCCACACAGATGAGCGCCAACGATATCCTGAGAGTCAAACGCCTCTATGGCTGCA aatga
- the LOC134438242 gene encoding low choriolytic enzyme-like — MAVFKFAVLALLLVSAFAEEIETNVEDLPISDLLARANTGLTLEADEPMLLDDIAVDDENERNADPCTSRGCLWPKSSDGRVYVPVYISRDFSSREKQIIERGLASFSKISCITFKPRTNQRDYLGIYSKSGCYSYVGRRGNQQVVSLSKRGCLYHKTVQHELLHALGFNHEQTRSDRDNHIRVMWDNVIQDKKHNFNKIATLNQGTAYDYNSVMQYSRYAFSKNNQATMVPIPNANVDIGKASEMSKNDIDRLNRLYKCA, encoded by the exons atggCTGTGTTCAAGTTCGCTGTGCTGGCCCTGTTGCTGGTGTCTGCTTTTGCAGAGGAGATTGag ACCAATGTGGAGGATCTCCCCATCTCTGACCTGCTGGCCAGGGCCAACACTGGCCTGA CTCTGGAGGCTGATGAGCCCATGCTGCTGGATGACATTGCTGTGGACGATGAGAACGAGAGGAACGCAGACCCCTGCACCTCCCGCGGCTGCCTGTGGCCCAAGTCCAGCGACGGCAGAGTCTACGTTCCTGTCTACATCAGCAGAGACTTCT CCTCCCGTGAGAAGCAGATCATCGAGCGTGGCCTGGCCTCCTTCTCCAAGATCTCCTGCATCACCTTCAAGCCCCGCACCAACCAGAGGGACTACCTGGGAATTTACTCCAAGAGCGG GTGTTACTCCTATGTGGGTCGCCGTGGTAACCAGCAGGTGGTCTCCCTGTCCAAGAGAGGCTGTCTGTACCACAAGACCGTCCAGCACGAGCTGCTCCACGCTCTGGGCTTCAACCACGAGCAGACCCGCAGCGACCGCGACAACCACATCCGCGTCATGTGGGACAACGTCATCCAGG ACAAGAAGCACAACTTTAACAAGATCGCCACTCTGAACCAGGGAACAGCCTACGATTACAACTCAGTTATGCAGTACTccag GTACGCCTTCTCAAAGAACAACCAGGCCACCATGGTGCCCATTCCCAATGCCAACGTGGACATCGGTAAGGCCTCTGAGATGAGCAAGAATGATATCGACAGGCTCAACAGACTCTACaagtgtgcat aa